Genomic DNA from Mixophyes fleayi isolate aMixFle1 chromosome 7, aMixFle1.hap1, whole genome shotgun sequence:
AGTCAACCCTTTGTGTCTTACGGGCTTGACTTGCCCGTCACACATATATTAATCATTAAATTTGTAAACAACAAAAATTGTATAGCTACATGTTACCTTCACAAGTTTACGTTGAAAATGATAAATTGCACATGCCTCAGTCTGGTCATTTGTGGACAACAATATTCAAGTCAGGACAATTGAATTTGTGATCAATTTTCTTCTACATTTGacggtcacacattttttggaacaatttaaaaacaaattgtattGTACTATCAGATGTGTTTGGTTAGCTTTAGAAACTGATCATTTTTTATATCTCATGAGCACCATCTAGTGGAGACCAGAGAGAATACAGCCACTGTGAAAAGGTAAAACCTGGCCATGTGGAGACGCCAACAATTTTGGTGAAACTTTACATAtaatttctttattcattttAGAGACTGACAAAATGTGAcagataaataaagtataatccaTGAGAAAACCAGCAGTACAAGAGGTAGCAGCATTACTATTCCCTCATACACAATGGACTGATTTAAAGAGCTTTGCTAGCAGTTGACATTGAGCTAGTTACGGGAGAAGATTCTGCGTACAAGAAGGCTTCAACAATCCTGATCATTCACTTCAGCCAAATGTACTTGTCCCCAATATCTTCATTGTATCCCTTTGCATATTTCCTTCCCGGCAGCTGCAGAAAGAAACCAGACACAGAGGTGCTTCAGAAAGGTTATACGTCATTTCAAAAGAATACCCTCAAACAAAAACTGGGCAACCTTGGGGTGTGGCTATGCCCCCATCATTACATGACAACGCCCCCTGTCCTGATGCCATCTACCCAAATGTTGATAGTTCTAGTATATTGTCACTGGATTATCACACTCTATAGGATTGGACAAGACAGCAATCAAAGGAGATAACCTGTAAATAGACTTACTAACACCTCCAGAGAGAGTAGGTAAGTTCTAATAAGAAAAATGTATCTAATCAGCCATTAAAATTCTACAAAAacaattggaaaataaaaaaagaatgtcaATTTTAAATCAAATCATATACACCATAGAAGAGGCTACTTACAGATCGGAATTGATAGTATAGCTTGTCGTACTCAAGTCCTCCAACTGTGATCTCTGGGATAAAGCTAGGCAGGAGATAGAGATTGGCAACCCTGTATTTGTCCTGTACCCTGCAAGTAAGACAGTACAAGAGAAGTGATGAGTATCCATAGTAAAGAAATGGTGAAGGCTTGTGCGCTCACCCTTCATAGGTGGGAAAAGATGGGATGGGACTACTTGGGAAGAGCCTGACCACAAGTTGCCGACACTTTACACTCACCTGTAGTAATGTGATAAAGCAGTTATTAATTCCAGTTAGAAAATGTGTTGCATTTATTCTCCTCAATCACCAGCCTTCTATTAGCAGTTGCCAATGATGTGTAATTCCTATGCCTCCCAACCCGAAAGATTAATCGTACCTCGCATTAAATCCCTCGCTTATTCTTCTCAACTTGTCTGCTATTGTAGCTTATCACCTATACATTATCCATGTAGAATCGCGAGACACATATAACCTTTTAGAAATCCTCTAAGAATGTCTACGGGCCCCAAAATAGTACTGGCTCACTTTATAATTTTTATACATGTTTACTAAATAACTGAAGGCATTTCCTTCTCTTTAtcctatttttttcatgtttgcaCCATTCATCTTTACCTACAAAAGGCACAACGCGGTGATCCACTTTGGTTTTCttgtattatattaaaaaactCGTTGCATGGGGACGGCAGCTTACAGCCCAATAGGAGACTATGCATTTCATTATACAATTGTGAACAATTAATtagacaacaaaaaaataaaggagGCACTCACAGCATGCGCAAATGATGAAAGGTAACGTCAGTCTGTTCTGTCCACGGAGCTTTGGTAATCTTTACGTATTCAATGTCTTCAATAACCTGCAGAGCGGAGACAGCTTACTAGGGTACATATCAGGTATAGCAAACATAGGCAAACACACATTTAATGTAGTCGATTCCATATTTTGTGTAGTGTATTCATAATACACAACACAAAGCTCCAGAAAACCAGGTTGTGTGCATCAAGGGGATATGTCAAGCGCAGTTTACCAGGAAACCTTATAGATGTATAAAAGTGATCTTCCTCGCTCACCGTTtctcatctgctgcaccactttgcaaatccctacactgactccctttgtcctccagaatccaattcaaattactcacccttacttacaaagccctcaaacAATACTACCTCTCttaatacatctcaaatctcatatcaaaatactctccctcccgcacTCTTAGATCTACCGCTGACCTTCGTCTTATCTGcactctggtaaccacctctcactccctcaaacaagacttctcctgtgctgctccccacttaaggAATTCCCTACCAGTCTCAATAAATCTTTTCCACAGTGTTCAAATCTTTGAACGTTCTCTAaaaccccatctcttttttaaagcttaccttatccctgatgatactagtcacactaatacaccatcacagctatcccaatctccactctgagccacactcgctcctcttgtttcagctgtgccctcttccacttagaatgtaagctttctaatgagcaaggttcttcataccttttgttttcatgactgcatttattttgtctgccttgtatgtccttgttttatgtatgccctggtttccctactgtacagcactgtgacgccttaaaaatctaagataataataataataataaaagtaaattaaagtgATTAGCAGTACACCAATaattgaaatttatttttttatatatgcaaGCAAAGCACAGTCAATGTAAAATTGGTGTATGTAGCAACATTAGTAATCAAGTAAATAATTATTACTGACCATCTCTCCAAGTCCTTCTTACCTGCTCCACATTCTGCACTTCGCTACCAGTGTACTGCAAAACCTCTGAGGTCTCACTGCAATGACAAAAAGACCAAGTTGCAACAGTGAAACATAAATATACATCACAAATAACTGCAACCCAGACAGTGACCACCAAAAGATACAGAGAGTGGGCAGCCTCTGAAGTCATACTAAACAGCTCACCTAATCTTTGGTAGGAAAGATGTTTTGTAAATGTCCTCAATGCTCTGTAGGTAAGGTAAGGCAACTTTCTTCTCAGGAGCCTGAAAAATGGGGGCACAAGAAAGAGTCTTGTAAAGAATCGGATAGTAGGAAGACTAAAAATAACAGCAGTAGTGTGGGAAGAAGGATTGGTAGCTGTACAGCTAAAGGTGCCAAGTAAATGAAACCCGGGGATTAAGCAATAAATAGGATAAAGGATGCCaagtttattacattttctttctcTTGTATTTTCTTGTACACATCTGCAGCTGGGACATCCACATATATAACCAAGTGTGGAGGCAGAAACTCGTCAATGCTCACATTCTTCAGCTCATTATAATGATCCACACCTAAGAGAGACAAGCAGGAGAAACTAAGAATAACATAAAATCCAGAAACAAAAATGGTAAGATGTACAGTAGCTCCAAGTTGCTACATGGAAAATGTGCAAAGGAGATACAATTGGCGCTACAACTGTCAGTCCACATATATGATTCTGGAATCCTACCAAAGTGATGCAGTTTATAGGATTGATGGTACTTGATTTCCAACACAGCTCAGTCGAAAAACAAATTCTTCACTCTCTCTATAGCAGGCCGGCAAACATCTAAAAATCTTTTTGACCTGCATTCATAAGTACAAAATATGCCTCACTACAATTCGCTTACATTTAAATTGCAAATAGTGAGTTGAAGTGGAATGTTAGCAAATATGTTTGAGCAGTAAGTTGGGATGCAGTACCAGACATGGCGTCAGTGACGGATAAGAACCATGGCATCTATGTCACTGACTGGGATCACAGTAGCAAGCAACAAACTGCTGTACTTTAAATTTGTGCCACTTGAAGGTGAGCAGAAGAAAAACATCTAGATGGAGAGGTCATTCACCAACAAAGAAGTTTGCCACAGTTCTCCACTCCTGGAACATGAACACCAATGGTGAGTGGGGCACAGACTCCTGCTCAAGCCAGTATTCAAGTGGCCTCTACTTTCTGCCATTTGTGACTGTTGTTTAAAATATACCTCCGTGGTGGTATTGTCTGATTGGACCCGATATGGGTGACCCTTTAGGTCCAATGGTTTAGGGCATAGAATATTGCTCTCAATTCCAGTATGTTTGTTAGGAGGCACAAGGGACTAATGACCCTGAACAGTCAGTAAGTCTACAACTACTCTACAGCTTTGCATCACTAAATACCAGATGCCAAATGGGGAAAGAAACTAGTGGCCCAGCGACAGGTTATGGTTCACCATTAACCAGGAAAGGAACGCCCACAGGCTATATGACAAAGGAATGGGCAGGTCGATTGAGTCCAATTCCAATGGCAGAGAAGGGAAAGCAGAAGGTCCCTGGTGTGAAATTGGCCAAACTGAGCCACCTTTAAAGTCACCCCCATCAGCCTCAATATTTACAGACACACACCATTGGCAGAGCAGCCAGACCCATATAGGAGTGAGATCTTTTCCAGTGGAAGATAGATCATGGCCTAACCTGTGTTGGATATTAATAACTTAAGCCATTCTCTGCACCTGAACCAGAGAGGACCTCTAGTTGTTGATCTACCAGTTTAAGGTTGGCAATGTGGCAGGCTGGTTGAGTTATCCTTCCTTGATGTGGCTTTGATCCCAAGATCATCAAGGTAAAGTTATTCACTGTGATCCCACTGCCATTTGCAAACTTGCTTAATATGTTCCAATGAAGATATGGGAATCACTATCCCATGAAACGCCAACATCTACAGTACTCAAGAAAACTAACATTCCACAATGGAGCCCTGGTTGATCACCTTGCGACCAAGGTATTGCTGGGGATTTTAAGTCAAACCATGAAACTGTCTGGGTCTGCCTCCCAGGATGGTGagtgaggaaaaaaagggaagcaTCTGGTTTTGTCACTTCTCAGAATGGATGCTCATACCTTGGCTTGCCAGGCTGTCTTGGGGTTATCTCTAGAACTCTCTTGATAAAGGTTTATCTATAACCTCCATTGATACTTTAGAGGCATCATGGAAACTCTGATCGAAAACGATCAAGGACTCAGAGTCCAGACCAACTCAGGAATAAGCTCCTTGGAGTCTAAGTCTGTCGGGAGGGGTCCATACTGTCTCTTATGGGATAGCCAAGTAGGTGGAGCAGTGGACAAGCTTGACATAAGTCCACCTCCTAATGATCCTAAGACAAAATAGATTTCCTGGGATCATGATTGAGGGTATGGCACGTCTGCTGAGCAAGCCAGTCAATTTACAGCTGTCAGGTGCAGGGCTagaacaattttatttaattactgGTGCCATGATATGTACAGTGTTCAAATCTGAACACCATTTGTAGAATACAAAAAATGTTACCGTTTTCACTCTGGACAAGAGAGCGAAACGAGTGTCGGGAGTACATGCCATGAGCTGCTTTCCAGCAAGAAAGTCCATACACTTGAAATATGCCGATATAAGTCATCAATAATTAATCAATGATAGAATAGGCTGGAGAATCAAGCAGCATTAGAAAATATACTAGGGTAGATGAGAAGAGATTAATGTGTATCCTGCTTAGACCAAATCTATTAATCGGATGCTAGCAGAATTCATCTTTGAGAATAAAAATGACTTGGCACTAGAAGCGAATACTGTTGAGTGAGACTAGCACTGGAAAATGTAATTCTCACAAAACATCCAGTATCCTCACGTGCTTTTATAACTCCTTTGTGGTGGGATGTGGGAAATGAGGCTGTTAATGTGAATAATTGTATTGGACAATATGGTATCAATTAAAGAGAAGACAGATACAAAGTGATACAATTTAGAAGTGCAAAAATTAACAGTGTCAATTTATAGGATAATGGCAATACAGTATTTTGAAAACCACTTTATTATAATGATCTGAATAGGACTAAAACAAAGACAATATGAAGTGTGGATAATGTACATCAAAGTCTAATGGGATTCCCAGGATTGCAAATGTTAGTCTATACTTCTTTGGGCAGtttcatttatattaaaaaagtaaGAATAAACTACCTAACAAGAATTGTATGAAAATGAAGAGGCTACtactatacagatatatagtataaTGATTATATTTGTTGCACAAGTCATAAATTCATGTTTATAATCACATATTTAAGTTTCAtggtacaatgatttttttttaaacatacacaatACCATTTGAGTTTTAAGACATTAATCTAAACTCTAAAGTGCCCCAAAAAGACGAccgtttttcctttttcttttttgtacttGCGTCATAAGAAAACAATGCACAATTGAGCAACTCATTTCTTTACAGCACTCCTTTTCATTCTATGGTCTTACACTAAAGAGGTACATTATTCcagtgcagtgttctccccagaaaatttgtCAGGTGGGTGGCATTCAGAAGCatccgggtgggggcagttgtgaTACTTTGCAGTAATATAGAAAAATGTTGAAGGTTATtgtccacacctgccaggactggtcagactagtGGTCAGTGGTCCAACACACACttctggctgtagtgctcacatagtgcctgttatactaGGAGGAACAAtgatttattctattattataggactctgttggattccaagagccgggtgacaagtaaaaatagccgggtggagcacccgggacatagatgctggggagaacactgcagtgATCTTCATCAGACCTTAATTTTTCAGCATACTCTGCCAGTTAGCAACTCAATGTAATCCGGCAGTGATAATCAGAGGGTGCCTGTGTTTGACAAGTACTTTAAAAAGGATTTCTGTGTAGTGTGGCAGCGAGTTGCATTTTATTCACAGGTAATCTACTCACATTGCTTGCGGATGTATCCATTCTTGTACATGGCTTCAAGGAAAACGTAATCACTGTAGGGAGAGCGCTCCAATATCACTCCCTGACCTGTAGAAAAGAGCAATAGGTTCAATTTATTTGCAGTCTACTTTAAGCCTGTGTGCATGATTGTGCTGGCATAGCTTTCCATAAACAAAGCCCATTCTTCCAAATCTGAAAGTCAGATGTTTGGACATGAACCAGCATGATTTTTAAGTTTACTATGAATTTCCAGTTCAAATAACAGGTTACATTATAATGGCTTTGTAAGCCACCACCTGCCCCTTAAGAATTATTGGAAGAACAATTGTGCCCCAATACAAAGAATATAAGCTCTTTGCCACAAGGATCCCTTTCAGCGGAGTTAAATCCTTACTAAAAATACCATATATTGACATCACTATGGAAATCAGAAACTATTAacactttaacaaaaaaaaaatacaattatggaAAATACACAGTCCTAGAGTATCAGCAACAAACCAATTAAAGGGGGAGGAATGGAAAAATGCCCTGTAGTGACAAGAGATAGTAATTCACATAAAGATACAGGGACAGAGTAAGTGTTTAAGCCAAGGAATCACACAGCAATTGCTGCAATTGTTACAGAAGACTCATTATAGAGAGCCAGTTGAAAACAAGATGTACACTAaacggacaaaagtattcggacacttaaccattacaccaacaggggctgtaattacattgtattcaaatacatatactttaatatggagttggtccccattTTACAGCGATATGAGGttacactcttcttggaaggctttccacaagatattgggagtatttctgtaggaatttgtgcccattcattctgtagagcagttatgaggtcaggcactgactgatgttggaggagaaggcctggctcgcaatctctgttccagttcatcctaaagatgttcgatggggttcaggtcagggctctgtgcaggccagtgaAGTTCTTGtataccaaactcatcaaaccatgtctttgtagtccttgctttgtgaacTGGGGTAGTCATGTTGGAACAGAatccttccccaaactgtttccacaaagttggaagcatagcatagtccaaaatgacttgttatgctgaagcattaagtttgccCTTTACGGAAGATAAgcagcctagcccaaaccctgaaaaacagcctcataccattatccctcctccaccaaacttcacagttggcataatgcagtcaggcaggtaacgttctcccggcatcctccaaacccagactcgcccatctgactgccaaataaTGAAgggtgattcgtcactccacagaacacgtttccactgctccacagtccagtgtctgtgtgctttacaccacaccatccgatgcttggcattggcgatgtgaggcttgcatgcagtttctcggccatggaaacccattcaattaagctcccgctgcacagtttttgtgcttacattaatgccagtggaagttcggaacttttcagctatggaatcaacagaccgttggtgacttttacaaaccatgcaccttagcagtagCTGACAccactgtgattttacgtggtcttctgcttcgtggccgAGTTGCAGTTGTTCCTAAACGTTCCCACTTTCTAATAtcatcacttacagttgatcgtAGAATATCCAgtgggatgaaatttcatgaactgtcttattgcaaaggtggcatcctatcacagtaccacgtttgaagtcactgagctctacagaacgacctattttgtatcacataTGTTTGCAAACATATGTGAAATTCCCAGGAGATCAGTagtttctggaaaaaaaaattgtgcccgTCTGACACCAACAATTATTGAACGGTCAAAGTCACATTTTTTCCCAGTTCTGgcatttggtctgaacaacaattgaaCCTGTGCACTTTGGCTGCTTTTAAGCATTGAGTTGCTATCACAACAaagctgattagatatttgcattaacaagcatGTATACGGGTGTATCCAGTAACGTGGCAACTGAGTGTATATATGCAATATAGTAAGTAATTGCACTGCAGCACATGGGGTTATACAGTGAACAGTCTTTCTGAAACTGGTTGATTAGGTTCGATTACTATAGTTAGTGGAGCTTGGCTCTCAGGAAAAACAAGATCCTGCTTGATAGAAACAATCACAACTGGAATATCAGTAAGGGTAGCTTACTACATAAGCTACtacgtgggcagcacagtggctaagtggttagcacttctgccttacagaactggggtcatgagttcaattcctgtccatggccttatcggtgaggagtttgtatgttctccccgtgtttgcgtgggtttcctccgagtgctccggtttcctcccacactcccaaaacatactggtaggttaattggctgctaacaaattgaccctagtctgcctgtgtgtctgtgtgtgtgtgtgtatgtatgttagggaatttagacagtaagccccaatgaggcagggactgatgcgagttctctgtacagcactgcggaattagtggcgctatataaataaatgatgatgataaaaagcaCTGTGCAACAGGAAGGCTTTGATATATCCCCTTGTcagggagtttttttttttatagtaaagcaTTTAGCTATGATTAATTAAGTGCAAGGAAAatgcatatttgcatttataaGGTTCTTGAAGAAGTGAAAACAATATATGGTCTGCAAGACCATCAATAATACTTTCATGTCAGCATAAAGAGTGTACTGCATCTCCAGACAGGAAAATCACTTCACTCCTGAcaagttaaagcagcaatccatgaaatagtgtttttttttttttatattacctaAGGGATTGAAAACCGGACAAGACAGGAGCTCTATAATGGCAAGGAGAACAACTTTATTAGTGCCATTATACTCCTTGGTGATGTCACCTTGCACAAGGGACCAAGTGTGCCCTAGAGAATATTTCCAGCAAGGTTCATTTATTTTCATCCCTGCATTCTTGTCATAACAACCCCTACTCCTTCAATGCTAAAGGATGTTCTTATAGCTAAAGAGTAGGGGGAAAAAACTTGCTCATCAATGCAGTAGTTATAACACCATTGAAAAAAGATCAGACAAAACTCTTACAATCAAATTCTTTTTAGCATGGGTACCTGTTCTCAGCAAGTGCTCCAAGGCGTCAGAATACTGTAACATACGCATGCTGAACAACCATGACTGCAAGCGGTACGAGTTCCCATCGGAGCAGTTGGGGTTTTCATAAAATTTTTCCAGGCTGCAAAGGCCACTGAACTTCGTTGGCAGAATTGTCCCATCACCGTACGTTTGGTCTACAAAATGTTGATCTGCTTCAGGGAAATATTTCATACCTGGGGGACAAAGAAACACTGTGAGGTGCTCACCCAGCAGCCAGACAGAAAAAACATCACAGTAGCCAACTACAGCCGATCAAATATCTACATTTATTGACCATCATTATGACTTCTAAACATAGATCAACTTAAGGAaccctaaactttttttttaatggtaattaATGATCATCTCACCCAGTCTTTCAGCCAGTTCCTGTGCAAGTTTCCCTTTGCCAGAAGCCAAGTTTCCATCAACTGTGATAATCTTGCTGTTTGGTCCAAACCGTTTGGTGGTTCTCTCGCCCAGCATGTATGCCCAGAAGCCATATTTCAGCCCGTGTCTTGAGCTGACATGCAGCTGCGCCTGTACAAGGCATAACCAATTAAGGAACACAATAAAAGCTGATTCAATTTTAAAATGCATACAAGCTAATAAGAATGTGTTTTCTAATCAAAACAATAGTTTTCTTGTGTTCCATGTGACAATTGTGCAACAGAGAACTGGAAATCATTTTTCAGTTAGATTCACCATCACCAGGATAGCCAGATTTTACCAGCGGATAAACATGCTATAGTGTGCGCAATAAGTTATAAAATATGAAGGAAAAGATACAGGTGTGCCCAACTACTACCTTCAATGGGCAGATTTGTCAAATGATACTCCTGTAGAGCTACTTATTCATATAATGTTGGTGAATGTTGGTATGGTGTGTATTATACTTTAAAGCACTGCATTTAGGAGACATACAATATTGTTGCTTGTGACAGtgacaaataaatgtttttatattgacAGACATCAGTTTTTTAATGTCATCCTCATCTTACTTGGGTCCTGTAATGGGGAGCTCTCTTAAAGTGTTAGGTGCTGTTTCTTATAGCATACCAAGAGCAAGCAAATTATAAAAGAACTGCAATACTTTTCTCTGGCTGTCTGGTTTTGTAAAACTCACAAAGCTGCCTCAAAATAAAAGAGGTAAAGTAAGATGTGTATCAATTGTGTAACCACGATattgagatttatatatatatatatatatatatatatatatatatatatatatatatatatacacacacatacttctTACGTGACAAATGACCAATGGAAGATATTTTCCCGTTATGCATGCAGCATGAAGACgtgtgaaaaaaatataacacatttaGCAGCGACAACTTAAAGTAACTATTTTCTGTACTAGTTAATCAATCTGAACCACTCGTCCTTCCAACACCACTTCAGTGTATTCATTTATGCACAGCTGTCTAGAGGTCCCGTCATATCAAAAAGGTCTGGAAGTTGCCATTTAAAACCCTTGATTCAATTATTCTACAGCCATCCTATAGTAGATTTGTTCATGTGGTTAGGAACATCATTCTGTTGCATAACCAAATTTTGGACAAGCTTCAGTTTTAAGACAAATGGTACACTTTCCTCTAGAATACTCTTGTACAAAGAGGATTTCATTGGGGGTCTTGTGGCTTCGGGATAACCCCAAAATAATTATCCCTCCAGAACAGAGCTTGGCAACTGTGGTGTTCAGCAAATATGACGTTGTGCATTAAGATTAAGTAACTCCACTTTCATCTGGTCTGCCTAGAAGGCATTGTTGCAGGAGTCCTGTGTTTTATTCAAATGCAAAACTAACCTGTACTGCAATGTTTTTATTGGAGACAAAAATGACTTTCTCCTGCCTACCTTTCTATGGCAGCCAAACATTGTCACTCTTCCTCTACTGGTAGAGACATGAACTTTAACATTTACCATTTTGACAGGGGCCTTTTtggttctttgtgatttctccAATTCTCACGTGGTGATCATTGGGTGAATTCGCTGGGACACACACTTAGAAAAATTAAAGATTCCTAAATGGAACAGTCTTCAATGTTctccatttgtaaataatatttctcACTGTGGAATGATGGACTTCAAACTGTTTGTAAACGGCCCTATAATCTTTTCCAGACTGATGAGCTGCAACAAGTTCTTCTCTGAGATGTCTGAAGATGTCTTTTCTCCTTGGCAAGTTGCCACCACAAATCCGAGTGCTCCAGATAAAATTGCCCAAAAAATTTGCTTTCTATGGAGGCGATACCGCTCTTCCAGTACACTTGATAACTGACCACTGGATCATATTACCTGCTTTTATTGATAAGGAAGCAGTAacttactttttcacacatggcttattcaaatttgcttatttattttgaTGCCTGCCATCACTTCTGCTCTACACATTTGCATAATGTGAGATCCGGACTTGTGCCTAATGTCACTGTGGGCATGTGGCCCTCCAGTTCTATATCCTCAAATCCCCACTTTGTATTTTTTCTTATCACAATGGTGACCAGAATTTGCCCAGCTCTGAATGTTGCATTGAGAACTAAGAAAACAGCAGTGACTAGTCATAAATTACTCCTTGTTCTAACTGATTGGAAATAAAACAAACTATCATTACTGCTATTTCTTATGCGCCCGAGCAAGTTAATTTAGGGAGTTCCAACTGAATTATGGTATGTTTGGAGACATTAGTAAAAAGTCACAGCAATGTATTTACAAATTGCTCACTAGGTGGCCATAAAACCCAATTAAATTAAGAACAATTTTCCCTACTGCTTTGACCTTTGTTGGAGATAGAACATGTCCATGAACACAACCATACATGGTGATTTTGCCAACAGGCATACTACAACATGTGCAAGAACTATTTAATGTTAATGACACCCaagggcccataaattactttataACACAGATCCCCTCTTGTGCCatccaaatattaagaaaatgcACTAATACCCCAGTCTTGGGATTCATAGGCGAGACCTCCACTTGTAGAATGGTGAATAAAGTGTATATGACAATGCAAATGGAAGGAGAAACATTTACACCAAATTCATAGGCATATGGCTCCCCTTGATTTAAATGTAAATCCTCAGAGGCTTGAAGATGTCTAGTGTATACATCCTACTGAAAAAGATCTACAAGCACACTCTAATTCGTCTTCCCCCAGCTTCACttcaactttacattttttttactttcttatttttcttcctaCTTTTCCAGAGTATACCGGGAAACATGCAATACATTTGGTACAACTTTATTTTGTCTATGCTATATATCATACGCTATATGCTATTTTAAATGTATCCGAACACCTTTTAATTTAGGTTATAATTTGTATTGGGTTTTT
This window encodes:
- the NDUFA10 gene encoding NADH dehydrogenase [ubiquinone] 1 alpha subcomplex subunit 10, mitochondrial, whose translation is MFGGIVLRGLRLTGKSGVISVAQLHVSSRHGLKYGFWAYMLGERTTKRFGPNSKIITVDGNLASGKGKLAQELAERLGMKYFPEADQHFVDQTYGDGTILPTKFSGLCSLEKFYENPNCSDGNSYRLQSWLFSMRMLQYSDALEHLLRTGQGVILERSPYSDYVFLEAMYKNGYIRKQCVDHYNELKNVSIDEFLPPHLVIYVDVPAADVYKKIQEKENAPEKKVALPYLQSIEDIYKTSFLPKISETSEVLQYTGSEVQNVEQVIEDIEYVKITKAPWTEQTDVTFHHLRMLVQDKYRVANLYLLPSFIPEITVGGLEYDKLYYQFRSLPGRKYAKGYNEDIGDKYIWLK